One genomic segment of Ignavibacteriota bacterium includes these proteins:
- a CDS encoding glycosyltransferase family 4 protein: MKKVLIITYYWPPAGGAGVQRVLKFAKYLPQFGWTPIILTVENPDCPVIDETLLNDIPAECKVYKSKAIEPFEIYKKLTGKDKSYKIPSDVITKSTNLSFTEKISKWIRINLFIPDAKIGWKYFAVKEGLKIIRKEKVDLIFSTSPPHTVQLIAKKLARFTKLKWVADFRDPWMEIVHYQNLQRNSLTKLIDQNLEKKVLQNADSIITISADIVNLFKSKNGEKKYFVIPNGFDETDFHKTEKVKNNIFTIAYTGVITKTRVPFVFLSALKKFLNEDGITNVKFIIAGKTCSEFSKEVRKLNLKNYVEEKGFLPHHESTNILQNADVLLLIIDDVPNNKGFLTGKIFEYLGSKKPIFAVGPIDGNANEIIIKSDCGKMVDYKDEAIAYNLLKEMYNNWLNNSFDYKYNVEEYSRKNLTKKLSKIFEEEIK, encoded by the coding sequence ATGAAAAAAGTCTTAATCATAACATATTATTGGCCGCCGGCTGGCGGAGCGGGAGTTCAAAGAGTTTTAAAGTTTGCAAAATATCTTCCTCAATTTGGATGGACGCCAATAATTTTGACAGTTGAAAATCCGGATTGTCCCGTTATTGATGAAACTTTATTAAATGATATTCCCGCAGAATGTAAAGTTTATAAATCCAAAGCGATTGAACCTTTTGAGATTTATAAAAAATTAACGGGGAAAGATAAATCATATAAAATTCCCAGCGATGTAATTACAAAAAGCACAAATCTTAGTTTTACTGAAAAAATTTCTAAATGGATAAGAATAAATCTTTTCATTCCCGATGCAAAAATTGGATGGAAATATTTTGCAGTTAAGGAAGGATTAAAAATTATTCGTAAAGAAAAAGTTGATTTAATTTTTTCCACATCTCCGCCGCATACGGTTCAGCTTATTGCCAAAAAATTAGCAAGGTTTACAAAACTCAAATGGGTGGCTGATTTCAGAGATCCTTGGATGGAAATTGTACATTATCAAAATTTACAGAGAAATTCCTTAACCAAACTAATTGATCAGAATTTAGAAAAAAAAGTTTTGCAAAATGCCGATTCAATAATTACAATAAGTGCTGATATTGTAAATTTGTTCAAATCTAAAAACGGAGAAAAAAAATATTTTGTAATTCCCAACGGTTTTGATGAAACCGATTTTCACAAAACAGAAAAAGTAAAAAATAATATTTTCACAATTGCTTATACTGGAGTAATTACAAAAACAAGAGTTCCGTTTGTTTTTTTATCAGCACTGAAAAAATTTTTAAATGAAGATGGAATTACAAATGTTAAATTTATAATCGCCGGAAAAACTTGCAGTGAATTTTCTAAAGAAGTGAGAAAATTAAATCTAAAAAATTATGTTGAAGAAAAAGGATTTCTGCCTCATCATGAATCGACAAATATTCTGCAAAATGCTGATGTTCTGCTTTTAATAATTGATGATGTTCCAAATAATAAAGGATTTTTAACCGGTAAAATTTTTGAATATTTAGGATCGAAAAAACCAATATTTGCTGTTGGTCCTATTGATGGAAATGCAAATGAAATAATTATTAAATCCGATTGCGGAAAAATGGTTGATTACAAAGACGAAGCAATTGCTTATAACTTATTGAAGGAAATGTATAATAATTGGTTGAATAATTCTTTTGATTACAAATATAATGTTGAAGAATATTCAAGAAAAAATCTTACGAAAAAATTATCTAAAATTTTTGAAGAAGAGATTAAATGA
- a CDS encoding YfhO family protein, translated as MTKKIKKLETEKPTVSYLDNIPKKYRDIIAVIIILIPLLYFFLPFAINSVSPTGTDVLANLGQTHNWVEWNKKNGETALWNPAIFGGEPIYNRLTPTLIHVDSLLAFLGKIFYWGFWYLFIGGLGIYYLLEYKNIPWYLAVIAAVAFVLLPDWQAQIGEGHNSKLRALMILPWFILSFSYFFENKTWLSTGLFALVFSWLVRTHHFQIIFYGILVLFFLYVYPTILLFIKKEFKQAGNLILKFTIALTLTFLTTAQPLFTTNEYAKYTIRGGNPVQIGEDAKSAKEAKGVDLDYATGWSFAPNEVFDFFLPHFSGGISSELYNGDKYPQLKGRQIPTYWGQKPFSGNYATMGMILFLFAIIGVIYNRKDKFVIGLAVFAIFSILLSFGKHFETLYSLFFYYVPYFSKFRAPAMILNVTFPVILILSGYGLKAIIENNSAKDKQIFFATFLIGLASILVILFTYSSYGFTTVNEAAQYDANTINLLKEIRKELLTNDIWNLIIILGLTIAIITAYIYRKINTSIFVVLVLVISAFELFIISQKAHSIIPLNNLEQLEKSEFKQTSITQELQNADKSMRAIVLGRDFTSNHYAYFYNLISGYSAIKLQIIQDVIEHNLYAAQSQDRINWNIINMMSGKYVIAPAQLNYPLLTIATQDNERKEIMYKNINAQPKAWFVKEVRKMQTPEEIVLFMNSPNFKPDSSALVLNSSNISKINFDGNGDIKLVEHNPNFVELEVNTNSEQFMVLSEIFYPEGWKANIDNTETTIHQTNHILRGIQVPAGKHKITFEFKPQTYYTSLTFLWIGNIIILGLILIPGIFNFKKKNI; from the coding sequence ATGACAAAGAAAATAAAAAAACTTGAAACCGAAAAACCAACTGTTAGTTATTTAGACAATATTCCAAAAAAATATAGAGATATTATTGCAGTAATTATAATTTTAATTCCGTTACTATATTTCTTTTTACCATTTGCAATTAACAGCGTATCTCCAACCGGAACAGACGTTTTGGCAAATCTTGGTCAAACCCACAATTGGGTTGAATGGAATAAAAAAAACGGTGAAACGGCTTTATGGAATCCGGCAATTTTTGGAGGAGAACCAATTTACAATAGGCTAACTCCTACTTTAATTCATGTTGATTCTCTTTTAGCATTTCTTGGAAAAATATTTTATTGGGGATTTTGGTATTTATTTATCGGCGGTTTGGGAATTTATTACTTATTAGAATATAAAAATATTCCTTGGTATTTGGCAGTAATTGCTGCAGTTGCTTTTGTACTTTTGCCCGATTGGCAAGCCCAGATTGGCGAAGGTCACAATTCTAAATTAAGAGCTTTGATGATTCTTCCTTGGTTTATTCTTTCTTTTTCTTACTTTTTTGAAAATAAAACTTGGCTCAGCACGGGATTATTTGCTTTAGTATTTTCATGGCTTGTAAGAACACATCACTTTCAAATTATATTTTACGGAATTTTAGTTTTGTTCTTCTTGTATGTTTATCCAACAATTTTATTATTCATTAAAAAAGAATTTAAGCAAGCTGGAAATTTAATTTTAAAATTTACTATTGCATTAACATTAACTTTTCTAACAACAGCACAGCCTTTATTTACAACAAATGAATATGCAAAATATACTATACGTGGTGGAAATCCAGTACAGATTGGAGAAGATGCAAAATCTGCAAAAGAAGCAAAGGGTGTTGATTTAGATTACGCAACCGGCTGGTCATTTGCTCCAAATGAAGTTTTCGATTTTTTCCTTCCACATTTTTCCGGCGGAATTTCTTCGGAATTATATAACGGTGATAAATATCCTCAGTTAAAAGGTAGACAAATTCCTACTTATTGGGGACAAAAACCTTTCTCCGGAAATTATGCAACAATGGGAATGATACTTTTCTTGTTTGCCATTATTGGAGTTATTTATAATCGAAAAGATAAATTTGTAATTGGTTTGGCTGTGTTTGCAATTTTTTCAATTCTTCTTTCATTCGGTAAACATTTTGAAACTTTGTACAGTTTGTTTTTCTATTATGTACCATACTTTTCAAAATTCCGTGCACCGGCAATGATTTTAAATGTTACTTTTCCGGTAATTTTAATTCTTTCCGGTTATGGTTTAAAAGCAATCATTGAAAATAATTCCGCAAAAGATAAACAAATATTTTTTGCAACATTTTTAATTGGATTAGCTTCAATACTCGTAATTCTTTTTACATATTCTTCTTACGGATTTACAACTGTAAATGAAGCTGCGCAGTATGATGCAAACACAATTAACTTGTTGAAAGAAATACGCAAAGAACTTTTAACAAATGATATATGGAATTTAATAATCATTTTGGGATTAACAATCGCAATTATTACTGCATACATTTATAGAAAAATTAACACATCAATTTTTGTAGTTTTAGTTTTAGTGATTTCCGCATTCGAATTATTTATAATTTCCCAAAAAGCTCATTCAATAATTCCGCTTAATAATTTAGAACAATTAGAAAAATCTGAGTTTAAACAAACTTCCATTACTCAAGAATTGCAAAATGCAGATAAATCAATGCGCGCAATTGTTTTGGGAAGAGATTTTACAAGTAATCATTATGCATATTTTTATAATTTAATTAGCGGATACAGCGCAATAAAATTGCAGATTATTCAAGATGTGATTGAACACAATCTTTATGCTGCTCAATCTCAAGATAGAATTAATTGGAATATTATAAATATGATGAGCGGAAAATATGTTATTGCTCCAGCACAATTAAATTATCCGTTATTAACAATTGCTACTCAAGATAATGAACGAAAAGAAATTATGTATAAAAATATTAACGCACAGCCAAAAGCTTGGTTTGTTAAGGAAGTTAGAAAAATGCAAACCCCGGAAGAAATTGTTTTATTTATGAATTCTCCAAACTTTAAACCGGATTCCTCCGCATTAGTTTTAAATTCATCAAATATTAGCAAAATAAATTTTGATGGAAATGGTGATATAAAATTAGTTGAGCACAATCCTAATTTTGTTGAACTTGAAGTAAACACAAACTCAGAACAATTTATGGTATTATCTGAAATATTTTACCCGGAAGGTTGGAAAGCCAATATTGATAATACCGAAACAACAATTCATCAAACAAATCACATTTTAAGAGGAATTCAAGTTCCGGCTGGAAAACATAAAATTACTTTTGAGTTTAAACCTCAAACATATTATACAAGTCTCACATTTTTGTGGATCGGAAATATTATTATTTTGGGATTGATATTAATTCCGGGAATTTTCAACTTCAAGAAAAAAAATATCTAA
- a CDS encoding NAD-dependent epimerase/dehydratase family protein, giving the protein MKYHLISGACGFVGKNFVKHFLKNTNDTIITVDDLSIGTHPSTWLEDNTSKKISDVEIFGKDERLVFFKMDFRNFLKKLLENPNFFIENYNLNFTKFNDVFHFAAIVGGRAKIDGDPLAVALDLAIDAEFFHWVTKAKPERVLYPSSSAAYPNSLQKEETAVALKETDVNINGDVLGKPDMTYGWTKMTGEYLAHLAAKHYGISVVCIRPFSGYGEDQDLSYPVPAIAARAAKKENPFEVWGSGKQGRDFVHIDDVVECTLLAMDKIHDGSAINIGSGKLTTFIDLINVFAKFADYNPTIKPLIDKPVGVHSRYCNMDYVKEKLGWEPKISLAEGMKRVYNKALEQNV; this is encoded by the coding sequence ATGAAATATCATTTAATATCCGGTGCTTGTGGATTTGTTGGAAAAAATTTTGTTAAACATTTTTTGAAAAATACAAATGATACAATTATTACAGTTGATGATTTATCGATCGGAACGCATCCATCAACTTGGCTTGAAGATAATACATCAAAAAAAATAAGTGATGTAGAAATATTTGGGAAAGATGAAAGATTAGTTTTTTTCAAAATGGATTTTAGAAATTTTCTGAAAAAATTATTAGAGAATCCTAATTTTTTTATTGAAAACTATAATTTGAATTTCACAAAATTTAATGATGTTTTTCACTTTGCTGCAATTGTTGGCGGAAGAGCAAAAATTGACGGTGATCCGCTTGCCGTTGCATTGGATTTAGCAATTGACGCTGAATTTTTTCATTGGGTAACTAAAGCAAAACCGGAAAGAGTTCTTTATCCAAGCTCAAGCGCAGCTTATCCAAACTCATTACAAAAAGAAGAAACCGCAGTTGCTTTAAAAGAAACCGATGTAAATATAAATGGTGATGTTTTAGGTAAGCCGGATATGACTTACGGCTGGACGAAAATGACCGGAGAATATTTAGCTCACTTAGCCGCAAAACATTATGGAATTTCTGTTGTTTGTATTCGTCCGTTTTCTGGCTATGGAGAAGATCAAGATTTGTCTTATCCCGTTCCAGCAATTGCGGCGCGTGCTGCAAAAAAAGAAAATCCATTTGAAGTTTGGGGAAGCGGAAAACAAGGTAGGGATTTTGTTCATATTGATGATGTTGTTGAATGCACACTTTTAGCAATGGATAAAATTCATGATGGTTCTGCTATAAATATTGGTTCCGGAAAACTTACAACATTCATCGATTTGATAAATGTATTTGCAAAATTTGCTGATTACAATCCCACAATAAAACCTTTGATTGACAAACCGGTTGGTGTTCACTCGCGTTATTGCAATATGGATTATGTAAAAGAAAAACTCGGTTGGGAACCAAAAATTTCTTTGGCAGAAGGAATGAAAAGAGTTTATAATAAAGCTCTTGAGCAAAATGTATAA
- a CDS encoding cobalamin-binding protein → MKKYILLFLILILFGCGESEELKINKNSIMDDLGKSFEVNTKINKIVSLAPNLTELLFSLNVGKKIVGNTKYCNFPDSAKSIEKVGDLLTVDVEKIISLKPDIIFITVEGNSKYDYDKLKQLGLKVFVSNPKNYRGIKKTLSDMSKILGKEKVGDSLIINWDLRIEKVKKTHDVIFAQTVLFLVSTNPIFTVGKNSFINEILTFAGLKNIASDNDIKYPLYNREEIVKRDPDYILLYETNTNKIDELLHAYPEWNTLKSVINKRIFYVNADLFSRPGPRFVDAVENLNKLVLEN, encoded by the coding sequence ATGAAAAAATATATACTACTTTTCCTCATTTTAATTCTTTTTGGATGCGGAGAATCTGAAGAATTAAAAATTAATAAAAATTCAATTATGGATGATTTAGGAAAATCTTTTGAAGTAAATACTAAAATAAACAAAATTGTTTCACTTGCGCCAAATTTAACCGAACTTCTTTTTTCATTAAATGTTGGAAAAAAAATTGTCGGAAATACAAAATATTGCAACTTTCCGGATTCCGCAAAAAGTATTGAAAAGGTCGGCGATTTATTAACGGTCGATGTTGAAAAAATAATTTCCCTAAAGCCGGATATAATTTTTATAACTGTTGAAGGAAATTCCAAATATGATTATGATAAATTAAAACAACTTGGATTAAAAGTTTTTGTTTCAAATCCTAAAAATTATAGAGGAATTAAAAAAACTCTTTCCGATATGAGCAAAATTCTTGGAAAAGAAAAAGTTGGAGATTCACTAATAATAAATTGGGATTTAAGAATTGAAAAAGTTAAAAAAACTCACGATGTAATTTTTGCTCAAACTGTACTTTTTTTAGTTTCTACAAATCCGATTTTTACTGTTGGTAAAAATTCTTTTATAAATGAAATTTTAACTTTTGCCGGATTAAAAAATATTGCATCAGATAATGATATAAAGTATCCATTGTATAACCGTGAAGAAATTGTGAAAAGAGACCCGGATTATATTTTGCTATATGAAACCAATACAAATAAAATTGATGAACTTTTACATGCTTATCCCGAGTGGAATACTTTAAAATCCGTAATTAATAAAAGAATTTTTTATGTAAATGCAGATTTATTTTCCCGTCCGGGACCGCGTTTTGTTGATGCAGTTGAAAATTTGAATAAATTGGTTTTAGAAAATTAA
- a CDS encoding ArsR family transcriptional regulator, giving the protein MLNSIITSETKIKLLLKFFLNPKTKGYLRQLSSEFNESTNGIRVELNKLEEAKILSAQFEGRNKIYKANSSHPLFDELRNIVLKSTGIDKVISDIIQKVGDIKSAFIRGDYAIGKDSGLIDLVIVGNELNRTEIERVRKKTEKLIDRKISILILNSDEYKNLKSNFEKEACFILLEGKSK; this is encoded by the coding sequence ATGTTAAATTCAATTATAACATCTGAAACCAAAATTAAGTTATTGCTAAAGTTTTTTCTTAATCCAAAAACTAAGGGATACTTGCGGCAGTTAAGCTCTGAATTTAACGAATCGACAAACGGTATTAGGGTTGAGCTTAATAAATTGGAAGAAGCAAAAATTCTTTCTGCACAATTTGAAGGAAGAAACAAAATTTATAAAGCAAATTCATCTCATCCCTTATTTGATGAATTAAGAAATATTGTTTTAAAATCTACCGGAATTGATAAAGTAATTTCCGATATAATTCAAAAAGTGGGAGATATAAAATCAGCTTTTATTCGTGGAGATTATGCAATCGGAAAAGACAGCGGCTTAATCGATTTGGTAATTGTTGGTAATGAATTAAACAGAACGGAAATCGAAAGAGTGAGAAAAAAAACCGAAAAATTAATTGATAGAAAAATTTCCATATTGATTTTAAATTCAGATGAATACAAAAATTTGAAATCCAATTTTGAAAAAGAAGCTTGCTTTATTTTGCTTGAAGGAAAATCAAAATGA
- a CDS encoding glycosyltransferase family 4 protein gives MNIGMLLDKEFYGDLRVENEVQALSQAGFNVFVFCFSFSGISKIDEYFGAKIIHIPVSKKFVYKLRGLINTLFNFYPNYVVNLIKKYLIQYKIDALHIHDLYLFEIGLILKKKNPKLVLVGDLHENYVEGLKHYKFANTFPGKYLISIKKWEQKEIEWCKKFDYLITVIEEAVERYTLLGIPNDKLFVVSNYVNLDSFQVNEFENTILEKFKNFRTLTYVGGFDIHRGLESVIKAVPIIIKQISNFKLVLVGKGANLNSLKELSQKLKIENYISFEDWQHHSKLPSYIKAADVCLIPHLKTQHTDNTIPHKLFQYMLMSKPVIASNCNPIKRILNEVSAGLIYEANNEKDLAEKVIEIVSDTNRINEFGENGKKAVLQKYNWSATSKNLVKLYEKINVK, from the coding sequence ATGAATATTGGAATGCTTTTAGACAAAGAATTTTACGGCGATTTACGAGTTGAAAATGAAGTACAAGCTTTATCTCAAGCTGGTTTTAATGTGTTTGTCTTTTGTTTTTCCTTTTCCGGAATTTCTAAAATAGATGAATATTTTGGTGCAAAAATTATTCATATTCCGGTTTCCAAAAAGTTTGTTTATAAATTGCGCGGATTGATAAATACTCTATTTAATTTTTATCCAAACTATGTTGTGAATTTAATTAAGAAATATTTAATTCAATACAAAATTGATGCTCTTCATATTCACGATTTATATTTATTTGAAATTGGATTAATTCTAAAAAAGAAAAATCCTAAACTTGTTTTGGTTGGTGATTTACACGAAAATTACGTTGAAGGATTAAAGCATTATAAATTTGCAAATACATTTCCCGGAAAATATTTAATTTCAATTAAAAAATGGGAACAAAAAGAAATTGAATGGTGCAAAAAGTTTGATTATCTCATTACGGTTATTGAAGAAGCAGTAGAGCGATATACTCTTCTCGGAATTCCAAATGATAAATTATTTGTTGTTTCAAATTATGTAAATCTTGATTCATTTCAAGTTAATGAATTTGAAAATACAATTTTGGAAAAGTTTAAAAATTTTAGAACACTAACTTACGTTGGCGGATTTGATATTCACAGAGGTTTGGAAAGTGTGATAAAAGCTGTTCCCATTATAATTAAACAAATTTCTAATTTTAAATTGGTGTTGGTTGGTAAAGGAGCAAATCTAAATTCACTAAAAGAACTTTCGCAAAAATTAAAAATTGAAAATTATATTTCATTTGAAGACTGGCAGCACCATTCAAAGCTTCCTTCTTATATTAAAGCAGCTGATGTTTGTTTAATTCCTCATTTAAAAACTCAACACACGGATAATACAATTCCGCATAAATTATTTCAGTATATGTTAATGAGTAAACCAGTAATTGCATCAAATTGTAATCCAATTAAAAGAATTTTGAATGAAGTAAGTGCCGGACTTATATATGAAGCCAACAATGAAAAAGACTTAGCAGAAAAAGTAATTGAAATCGTTAGTGATACAAATAGAATAAATGAGTTTGGTGAAAACGGAAAAAAAGCTGTTCTGCAAAAGTATAATTGGAGTGCAACAAGCAAAAATTTAGTTAAGCTTTATGAAAAGATAAATGTAAAGTGA
- a CDS encoding glycosyltransferase family 2 protein: protein MEREKKQFPDKKPKRTFQPRRHYYNKNKQIEKTTSNVVTTKFQKISILIPLFNEEESLSKLTKEISEQFEKLSTNYEILFVDDGSSDNSLNVIKNLAKTNNRIKYISFRKNYGKSAALSVGFQNVSGDAIITMDADLQDDPGEIPNLIAELEKGYDLVSGWKKKRHDPFIKKFSSRFFNYVTKVMTGIKIHDFNCGLKAYRKDVVKDVDVHGELHRYIPVLADWKGYKVSEIPVKHHPRRYGKTKFGVSRFFKGFIDLVTVIFTTRYIRRPLHFFGLLGLISFIAGFVIDGYLSILWFLHKVNLSNRPILYLGTLLIIVGVQFFSLGLIGEMLVHNNRKEDDYGIKEKK, encoded by the coding sequence ATTGAGCGAGAAAAAAAACAATTTCCGGATAAGAAACCCAAAAGAACTTTTCAGCCAAGAAGACATTATTATAATAAAAACAAACAAATTGAAAAAACAACTTCAAATGTTGTTACAACTAAATTTCAAAAAATTTCTATTCTAATTCCTCTTTTTAATGAAGAAGAATCCTTATCTAAATTAACAAAAGAAATTAGCGAGCAATTTGAAAAACTCTCTACAAATTATGAAATTCTTTTTGTTGATGACGGCAGCAGCGATAATTCATTGAACGTAATAAAAAATTTAGCCAAGACAAATAACAGAATTAAATATATAAGTTTTAGAAAAAATTATGGAAAATCCGCTGCGTTAAGCGTTGGTTTCCAAAATGTTTCCGGCGATGCAATTATTACAATGGATGCCGATCTTCAAGACGATCCGGGTGAAATTCCAAATTTAATTGCAGAATTGGAAAAAGGTTATGATTTAGTTTCCGGCTGGAAGAAAAAACGTCACGATCCGTTTATTAAAAAGTTTTCCTCTCGTTTTTTTAATTATGTAACTAAAGTGATGACGGGAATTAAAATTCATGATTTTAATTGCGGATTAAAAGCATACAGAAAAGACGTTGTGAAAGATGTTGATGTTCACGGAGAATTGCATAGATACATTCCCGTTTTAGCAGATTGGAAAGGTTATAAAGTTTCGGAAATTCCGGTTAAACATCATCCAAGAAGATACGGCAAAACTAAGTTTGGTGTTTCCAGATTTTTTAAAGGATTTATTGATTTGGTAACCGTAATTTTTACAACTAGATATATCCGCCGTCCACTTCACTTTTTTGGTTTGCTCGGATTAATTTCTTTTATTGCCGGATTTGTAATTGACGGCTATTTATCAATCTTGTGGTTTCTGCATAAAGTTAATTTAAGCAACCGTCCAATTTTATATTTGGGAACACTTTTAATTATTGTTGGCGTGCAGTTTTTCTCACTTGGATTAATTGGAGAAATGCTTGTTCACAATAATAGAAAAGAAGATGATTACGGAATAAAAGAGAAAAAATAA
- a CDS encoding glycosyltransferase — MKKIVVFGPGPKFKGGIANYTLSLAKAFTEFENTEVTIFSWTQQYPFFIPRDFIDKSSKKNPLDGTNISEIYLTNYNDPFSWNKTVDELLKINPNIIIIQWAIAIQGLPLGYIVKKIKKKFSGEIIFDLHVVAQKEPSTIDKFLIKYGLKNSDTYIVHSYKTFDELKSIFPQTKFHIDETGKRSGNESKSVIKLYHPIYDMFKPNPNFDIEKTKAELNLKKYVFLFFGFIREYKGLHNVIKAFTKLQNERNDVSLLIVGESFWNTLASNKISTKIKKAIFDTAKKIVLRKSKNERDYQPLNLIKELGIEKNLTVINEYVPNDEVHKYFQVSDCNLLFYLNATPSGVESISYNFKLPSLATKVGHFPETIKDGFNGYLAEPENIDSMVVVMKKFITNPIPRENVAISAKDFSWHNYAKAILNK; from the coding sequence ATGAAAAAAATTGTTGTTTTTGGTCCGGGTCCAAAATTTAAAGGCGGAATTGCAAATTATACATTATCACTTGCAAAAGCTTTTACAGAATTTGAAAATACAGAAGTAACAATTTTTTCTTGGACGCAGCAATATCCATTTTTCATTCCACGCGATTTTATAGATAAAAGTTCAAAGAAAAATCCACTTGATGGAACTAACATTTCTGAAATTTATCTTACAAACTATAACGATCCTTTTTCGTGGAATAAAACTGTTGATGAATTACTAAAAATAAATCCCAATATAATTATTATTCAATGGGCAATTGCAATTCAAGGTTTACCGCTTGGTTATATTGTAAAAAAGATAAAGAAGAAATTTTCCGGAGAAATTATTTTTGATTTGCATGTTGTTGCGCAAAAAGAACCAAGTACAATTGATAAATTTTTAATCAAATATGGATTGAAAAATTCCGATACATATATTGTTCATTCATACAAAACTTTTGATGAATTAAAATCTATTTTCCCGCAAACAAAATTCCACATTGATGAAACCGGAAAACGTTCTGGTAATGAAAGTAAAAGTGTGATAAAACTTTATCATCCAATTTATGATATGTTTAAACCGAATCCGAATTTTGATATTGAGAAAACCAAAGCTGAATTGAATTTGAAAAAATATGTGTTTTTATTTTTTGGATTTATTCGTGAATATAAAGGTTTGCACAATGTAATTAAGGCTTTTACCAAATTGCAGAATGAAAGAAATGATGTTTCACTTTTAATTGTTGGCGAATCTTTTTGGAATACTTTGGCTTCAAATAAAATTTCAACAAAAATTAAAAAAGCAATTTTCGATACTGCAAAAAAAATTGTTTTACGCAAATCAAAAAATGAAAGAGATTATCAGCCGCTAAATTTGATTAAAGAATTGGGAATTGAAAAAAATTTAACGGTTATTAATGAATACGTTCCGAATGACGAAGTACATAAATATTTTCAAGTGAGTGACTGCAATTTGCTGTTTTACCTAAACGCAACGCCCTCCGGAGTTGAATCAATTTCATATAATTTTAAATTGCCTTCGCTTGCAACTAAAGTCGGACATTTTCCAGAAACAATTAAGGATGGATTTAACGGATATTTAGCCGAACCAGAAAATATTGATTCGATGGTTGTGGTAATGAAGAAGTTTATTACAAATCCAATTCCAAGAGAAAATGTTGCAATTTCCGCAAAAGATTTTAGCTGGCATAATTATGCAAAAGCTATTTTAAACAAATGA
- the wecB gene encoding UDP-N-acetylglucosamine 2-epimerase (non-hydrolyzing): protein MKIIEIIGARPQFIKAAVVSKQLRKFPEIKDLILHTGQHYDENMSKVFFDELQIPKPDYNLNVGSGNHGKQTALMLEGIEKILIDENPDWVIVYGDTNSTIAGSLAASKLHIKVAHVEAGLRSFNRLMPEEINRITTDHISDILFAPTQNAMSLLEKEGLKERSFFSGDVMFDSVLFYQNLAEEKFFLNQITDLNEFYLATIHRQENTDDTNRLQNIFTAFSNLDFPVLLPLHPRTQKYLPQIKFSENVKIINPVSYLEMLILLKNCKKVLTDSGGLQKEAYFLQKQCITLREETEWIETLENNWNFIVGPDVTKIINSAKLSPTSEQKKYFGDGNAGELIANYLQKIY from the coding sequence ATGAAAATTATTGAAATAATTGGCGCTCGACCTCAATTTATTAAAGCCGCAGTTGTTAGTAAACAATTGAGAAAATTTCCGGAAATAAAAGATTTAATACTTCATACCGGGCAGCATTATGATGAGAATATGTCAAAAGTTTTTTTTGATGAACTTCAAATTCCAAAACCGGATTATAATTTAAATGTTGGCTCGGGAAATCACGGAAAGCAAACTGCGCTTATGCTTGAAGGAATTGAGAAAATTCTAATTGATGAAAATCCGGATTGGGTTATAGTTTACGGTGATACAAATTCAACGATTGCCGGATCTTTAGCCGCAAGCAAACTTCATATAAAAGTTGCACACGTTGAAGCCGGATTAAGAAGTTTTAACCGACTAATGCCGGAAGAAATTAACAGAATTACAACAGATCACATTTCCGATATTTTATTTGCACCGACGCAAAACGCAATGAGTCTTTTAGAAAAAGAAGGATTGAAAGAAAGATCATTTTTTTCGGGTGATGTAATGTTTGATTCGGTTTTGTTCTATCAGAATTTAGCGGAAGAGAAATTTTTCTTAAATCAAATTACAGATTTAAACGAATTTTATTTGGCAACAATTCATCGCCAAGAAAACACAGATGATACAAATCGTTTACAAAATATTTTTACAGCTTTTTCTAATTTGGATTTCCCGGTTTTACTTCCACTTCATCCACGAACACAAAAATATTTGCCACAAATTAAATTTTCTGAAAATGTAAAAATTATAAATCCCGTTAGTTATTTGGAAATGTTAATACTTTTAAAGAATTGCAAAAAAGTTTTAACCGATAGCGGCGGTTTGCAAAAAGAAGCTTATTTTCTTCAGAAGCAATGTATAACTTTACGTGAAGAAACAGAATGGATTGAAACATTGGAAAACAACTGGAATTTTATAGTTGGACCAGATGTTACGAAAATTATTAATTCTGCAAAACTTTCGCCAACTTCCGAACAAAAAAAATATTTTGGTGATGGAAATGCTGGGGAACTAATTGCAAATTATTTACAAAAAATATATTGA